The following coding sequences are from one Candidatus Zixiibacteriota bacterium window:
- a CDS encoding SRPBCC family protein: protein MKTYTLTAEQFVPRPLPEVFAFFERPENLAKITPPSLGFVIVTPTPIAMNAGALIDYTIKVMGLRLRWRTLISHYDPPHAFVDEQINGPYRLWHHRHSFREVEGGTLISDEVKYALPLGILGRIAHSLFVKRQLRGIFAYRAEVIGEKFNQALQNTR from the coding sequence AGCAATTTGTCCCGCGGCCGCTGCCGGAGGTGTTTGCATTCTTCGAGCGGCCCGAAAATCTCGCTAAGATCACGCCACCGTCGCTGGGATTTGTGATTGTCACGCCGACACCAATTGCGATGAACGCCGGCGCGTTGATCGACTACACAATCAAAGTGATGGGACTGCGCCTGCGCTGGCGGACGTTGATCTCGCATTACGATCCGCCGCATGCCTTCGTCGACGAACAGATCAATGGTCCGTACCGGCTCTGGCATCATCGGCACAGTTTCCGCGAAGTTGAAGGCGGCACCCTCATCTCTGATGAAGTGAAATATGCTCTACCGCTGGGAATTCTGGGACGGATCGCGCACTCGCTGTTCGTGAAGCGGCAATTGCGGGGGATCTTTGCGTATCGGGCAGAGGTGATCGGCGAGAAGTTCAATCAAGCGCTGCAGAACACAAGGTAG